From a single Calothrix sp. NIES-2098 genomic region:
- a CDS encoding family 2 glycosyl transferase — MTVIQVEHPTIDPSSFESHNRQDGVSGLLYVHNEGEFLAQVIETWINALDELIIIFNGCTDNSPQIIEEYEQKYYPKIRAFNYLPHVYSPNTKEQLELDTSNIHSFCFYCNFGLSQTKYKICVEINGDHVGIPEHLNKIYDFLKEHPLKKTALFISGINLWKQPDDLRYYVNVKEVANGDGDLAYWTVSPQHIFVKHPRNPLLNILRHDDLERYYLGFIFWHTRFLKQDYGLSNYGQYSEGIIRFLEKKSNNAKLVLLSPEFRQKHKDFQNIKLPRFPLYFGFGSLPEVKGVDKSTEILQQAVQHYQANRLLEAEQAYHQVLKIHPDHPEAFYGLGMLSQKIGNIQASEKFLNQASQFNPYSVKIWFALGNLQQSQGKLTAATDAYRQALKLYPNSATIYNNLGYTLQQQSQLDEAVTCYQKALELKPEFMEADVSLGNVLNVQGKLSPEQQAHYAKLNYQLGEKRRRMGDWQTAIAYYRQAIALQPDLVDDDYNLGVVLEEQGELKEAIACYQKVLDGKLLHA, encoded by the coding sequence ATGACAGTTATTCAAGTTGAACATCCAACTATCGATCCATCATCCTTTGAGTCACACAACCGACAAGATGGTGTTAGTGGTCTGCTGTATGTCCATAATGAAGGTGAATTTCTAGCTCAGGTAATTGAAACTTGGATTAATGCTTTAGATGAATTAATTATTATTTTTAATGGATGTACAGACAATTCTCCGCAAATTATAGAAGAATATGAACAAAAGTACTATCCAAAAATCCGAGCTTTTAATTACTTACCCCATGTATATTCACCAAATACAAAAGAGCAATTAGAATTAGATACCAGTAATATTCATTCTTTCTGCTTTTATTGTAATTTTGGACTTAGCCAAACAAAATATAAAATATGTGTGGAAATTAATGGAGATCATGTTGGTATCCCCGAACATTTAAATAAAATTTATGATTTTTTAAAAGAGCATCCTCTCAAAAAGACCGCCTTGTTTATTTCAGGCATTAATCTTTGGAAACAACCTGACGATCTCCGGTATTACGTAAATGTAAAAGAAGTTGCCAACGGTGATGGAGACCTTGCATATTGGACTGTTTCACCTCAGCACATTTTTGTAAAACATCCTAGAAATCCGCTGTTGAATATATTACGACATGATGACCTTGAACGCTATTATTTAGGTTTTATTTTTTGGCACACACGGTTTTTAAAACAAGACTATGGACTAAGCAACTATGGTCAATATTCAGAAGGCATCATCCGCTTTTTGGAAAAGAAAAGTAACAATGCCAAACTAGTGTTATTGTCGCCAGAATTTAGGCAAAAACACAAGGATTTTCAAAATATTAAGTTGCCGCGTTTCCCATTGTATTTTGGTTTTGGTTCTTTACCTGAGGTTAAGGGTGTTGACAAAAGCACCGAAATTTTGCAACAAGCTGTTCAACATTATCAAGCTAATCGCTTACTTGAAGCTGAACAGGCTTATCATCAAGTTTTAAAAATTCACCCAGATCACCCTGAAGCATTTTATGGATTAGGTATGCTTTCCCAAAAAATAGGGAATATTCAGGCATCTGAAAAATTTTTGAATCAAGCCTCACAATTCAATCCATATTCAGTGAAAATTTGGTTTGCTTTGGGAAATTTACAGCAATCACAAGGAAAACTCACCGCAGCTACAGATGCATATCGTCAAGCACTGAAACTATATCCAAATTCTGCAACAATTTACAACAACCTGGGCTATACCTTACAACAACAAAGCCAATTGGATGAGGCTGTAACCTGTTATCAAAAGGCTTTAGAACTAAAACCTGAATTTATGGAAGCTGATGTCAGTTTGGGGAATGTTCTCAATGTACAAGGAAAACTTTCGCCTGAACAGCAAGCTCACTATGCAAAATTAAACTACCAATTAGGCGAAAAACGCAGAAGAATGGGCGATTGGCAGACCGCGATCGCTTATTATCGTCAGGCGATCGCTCTTCAGCCTGATTTAGTAGATGATGATTATAACTTGGGCGTTGTGCTGGAAGAACAAGGGGAATTAAAAGAGGCGATCGCTTGTTATCAAAAAGTTCTGGATGGCAAGCTGTTACACGCATAA
- a CDS encoding family 2 glycosyl transferase, whose translation MSTLQPQSAAVYNNLGYTLQQQGKLDEAVACYQRALEIQPKYTEAEVNLGNILHRQGKLTTEQQAYYAALNHRLGIACKKAGDLKTAVTYYQQAIALQPDLAEAHYNLGDVLQQQGQVDAAQKSYLQAIKYNPDNAYAYNNLGAILEQKGQLAKAVKSYQQALKLKPNLAIIHNNLGNVLKSLGRFEAAVESYQQALKLNQYLAQVHYNLANTFKKLNKLEAAAASYKQALKIKPDFDYAKFGLVMSQIPIIYTSSEEIQVKRNLYQQALQNLAAKYQADNQKKRANAATAIGSLQPFYLAYQGLNDRDLQCIYGEMICQIMSSRYPQWSQPIELPKLKVNEKIRIGFVSGFFSNHSNWKIPIKGWVENLDKSEFELFGYHTGAKHDRETKIAAKAFDKFTQGPLVFEKWCELIQQDKLHILIFPEFGMDPITMKLGCLKLAPIQMTSWGHPNTSGLPTIDYYLSSDLMEPENGQEYYTEKLVRLPNLSIYYTPLAIQPKTVTKKDIGIEDNEIMFWCCQSLYKYLPQHDDIFPRIAQNLKNCKFVFIKHESQYVNEVFSQRLNSAFAELGLHYQDYCIFLPRLNAATFAGTAAMADVFLDSMGWSGCNSSLEAIAHNIPTLTLPGDSMRGRHTLAILKMMGVEETIATNKEEYVNIAVRLGQDAEYRQHISQQVAQNKHKLYDDVKLMRALEDFLFQVVNKPRRFAQREIAEIFQLAVQHQRANRFAEAENLYRQILEKQPEHAEALYGLGMLAQQMGQLQTAEQCLSTATQVQPDSVKIWFSLGNLHQAQGQLTAAEVAYQCAIALRPDAVPIYNNLGYTLEQQGKFDEAVACYQKALEIQPNCVEAEANLGNTLYAQKKLSVEQQLYYSVLNRRLGMSRQKVGDLKTALAYYRQAIALHPDLADTNYNLDEGNLEEAIADYQKVLEINTHDRESGLNLGKIHQQQVSI comes from the coding sequence ATGTCAACTTTGCAACCGCAGTCAGCAGCAGTATACAACAACCTGGGCTACACTCTGCAACAACAAGGCAAGTTGGATGAGGCTGTAGCCTGCTATCAAAGAGCTTTAGAGATTCAGCCAAAATACACTGAAGCTGAGGTCAATTTAGGCAATATTCTCCACCGCCAAGGGAAGCTGACAACAGAGCAACAAGCGTATTATGCTGCTTTGAATCATCGCTTGGGTATAGCTTGCAAAAAAGCAGGGGATTTAAAGACTGCTGTAACTTACTACCAACAAGCGATCGCTCTGCAACCCGATCTAGCAGAAGCCCATTATAATTTGGGCGATGTCCTGCAACAACAAGGACAGGTAGATGCTGCTCAAAAGTCTTATCTGCAAGCGATTAAATATAACCCTGACAATGCTTATGCATACAACAACCTGGGAGCGATTTTGGAGCAAAAGGGTCAGTTAGCGAAAGCAGTAAAGTCTTATCAACAGGCTTTAAAACTGAAGCCTAATTTGGCTATCATACATAATAATTTAGGAAATGTGCTGAAAAGTCTAGGCAGATTTGAAGCAGCAGTAGAATCCTATCAACAAGCTTTAAAACTCAACCAATATCTTGCTCAGGTTCATTACAATTTGGCAAACACTTTCAAAAAACTGAATAAATTAGAAGCAGCAGCAGCATCTTACAAACAAGCGTTAAAAATTAAACCTGACTTCGATTATGCCAAATTTGGTCTAGTGATGAGTCAGATTCCAATTATCTATACAAGTTCTGAAGAAATTCAAGTTAAGCGAAATCTTTATCAACAAGCACTGCAAAATTTAGCGGCTAAATATCAAGCAGATAATCAAAAAAAACGAGCCAATGCTGCTACGGCTATTGGTTCTTTACAACCGTTTTATTTAGCATATCAAGGCTTAAACGATCGAGATTTGCAGTGCATCTATGGGGAAATGATTTGTCAGATTATGTCAAGTCGTTATCCTCAATGGAGCCAGCCGATTGAGCTTCCTAAATTAAAAGTAAATGAAAAAATTCGGATTGGTTTTGTTTCGGGATTTTTCTCTAATCATTCCAATTGGAAAATCCCAATAAAGGGTTGGGTGGAAAACCTAGATAAGAGTGAATTTGAGTTATTCGGATATCACACCGGTGCAAAACACGATCGTGAAACGAAAATCGCAGCCAAAGCATTTGATAAATTTACTCAAGGGCCATTGGTATTTGAAAAATGGTGTGAATTAATTCAACAAGATAAATTACACATCCTAATTTTTCCAGAATTTGGCATGGACCCGATAACTATGAAGTTGGGCTGTTTAAAACTGGCTCCAATTCAAATGACGTCTTGGGGACATCCTAATACTAGTGGGCTACCAACAATTGACTACTATTTAAGTAGTGATTTGATGGAACCGGAAAATGGTCAAGAGTATTACACTGAGAAATTAGTTAGATTACCAAATTTATCTATTTATTACACGCCTTTAGCAATTCAACCTAAGACGGTAACTAAAAAAGATATCGGCATTGAAGATAATGAAATTATGTTCTGGTGCTGTCAATCTTTATACAAATATTTACCTCAACATGATGATATTTTTCCGAGAATTGCTCAGAATTTAAAAAATTGCAAGTTTGTATTTATTAAACATGAAAGTCAGTATGTCAATGAAGTCTTTAGTCAGCGATTAAATAGTGCTTTTGCTGAATTAGGACTCCACTATCAAGACTATTGCATCTTTTTGCCGCGCCTGAATGCCGCGACTTTTGCTGGCACAGCAGCTATGGCGGATGTTTTTTTAGATAGTATGGGTTGGTCAGGATGTAATTCCAGTTTAGAAGCGATCGCTCATAATATTCCCACCCTCACATTACCTGGGGATTCGATGCGGGGACGACATACCCTAGCAATCTTGAAAATGATGGGTGTAGAAGAGACAATAGCGACGAATAAAGAAGAATATGTGAACATAGCTGTTCGTCTCGGTCAAGATGCAGAATATCGTCAACACATCTCTCAGCAAGTTGCCCAGAACAAGCATAAGTTATATGACGACGTAAAACTTATGAGAGCGTTGGAAGATTTCTTGTTTCAGGTAGTCAACAAACCCAGAAGATTTGCGCAAAGAGAAATTGCGGAGATTTTCCAATTAGCGGTGCAGCATCAACGGGCTAATCGCTTCGCTGAGGCGGAAAATCTATATCGGCAGATATTAGAAAAGCAACCGGAACACGCAGAAGCACTATACGGACTGGGGATGTTAGCGCAGCAGATGGGACAACTCCAAACTGCGGAACAATGCTTAAGTACAGCAACGCAAGTCCAGCCTGATTCTGTGAAGATATGGTTCAGTTTGGGCAATTTACATCAAGCACAAGGACAATTAACAGCAGCAGAGGTAGCTTATCAATGCGCGATCGCCTTGCGACCAGATGCAGTCCCGATTTATAACAACCTGGGGTACACTTTAGAACAACAAGGTAAGTTTGACGAGGCTGTAGCTTGCTATCAAAAAGCTTTAGAAATTCAGCCCAACTGTGTGGAAGCCGAAGCAAATTTGGGTAACACGCTGTATGCCCAAAAAAAGCTGTCTGTGGAACAACAACTATATTACTCTGTACTCAACCGCAGGCTAGGTATGAGCCGCCAAAAAGTCGGTGATTTAAAAACGGCGCTTGCTTATTATCGTCAGGCGATCGCCTTACATCCTGATTTGGCAGATACTAACTATAACTTGGATGAAGGCAATTTAGAAGAGGCGATCGCTGATTATCAAAAAGTCCTAGAAATCAATACCCATGACAGAGAATCGGGACTTAATTTAGGCAAAATTCATCAACAGCAGGTTTCAATTTAG
- a CDS encoding leucyl-tRNA synthetase, with translation MEADTDEIAVGAFLVDSSRYNPAAIEEKWQKTWAELGLDKTLTDSNKPKFYALSMFPYPSGSLHMGHVRNYTITDVIARLKRMQGYRVLHPMGWDAFGLPAENAAIDRGVPPAKWTYQNIAQMRQQLQRLGLSIDWNSELATCSPDYYKWTQWIFLQFLQAGLAYQKEAAVNWDPIDQTVLANEQVDNEGRSWRSGAKVERKLLRQWFFKITDYAEELLNDLDKLTGWPERVKLMQANWIGKSTGAYLEFPIVGLDEKISVYTTRPDTVYGVSYLVLAPEHPLTKRVTKKEQQASVEAFVQEVANQSELERTAEDKPKRGIPTGGKAINPFTGEELPIWIADYVLYEYGTGAVMGVPAHDARDFKFANKYNLPIEFVIVEPEAVADKDLSATIPDEDGEVSNIIQVEYNEAYTEPGILINSGPFSGMASTEAKQAIVEYAEQQGFGKARVQYRLRDWLISRQRYWGAPIPVIHCPNCGIVPVPDKDLPVELPEEVQFTGRGGSPLTQLESWVNVPCPTCGTPAKRETDTMDTFIDSSWYFLRFTDAKNEQQVFDSHQTNDWMPVDQYVGGIEHAILHLLYSRFFTKVLRDRGLLNFDEPFQRLLTQGMVQGLTYMNPNKGGKDKWIPSHLVDPANPRDPQTGEPLQRLYATMSKSKGNGVAPEDVISKYGIDTARMFILFKAPPEKDLEWDEADVEGQFRFLNRVWRLVTDYIAAGVFQKQADISNLSKPEKELRRAIHTAIQAVTEDVEDEYQFNTAISELMKLSNALTDASCKDSPIYAEGIRTLVVLLAPFAPHIADELWHLLGNSDSVHTQTWPSFDPAALVADEITLVIQIMGKTRGAIQVPSQADKAALEKYARESEVAQRYIEGKEIKKVIVVPGKLVNFVIG, from the coding sequence ATGGAGGCAGACACAGACGAGATTGCAGTAGGAGCATTTTTGGTGGATTCTTCCCGTTATAACCCAGCAGCGATTGAGGAAAAATGGCAAAAAACATGGGCAGAACTTGGCTTAGATAAAACACTGACAGATAGCAACAAGCCAAAATTCTACGCTTTATCCATGTTCCCTTACCCATCGGGCAGCCTACACATGGGTCACGTTCGTAATTATACAATTACTGATGTGATCGCTCGTCTCAAGCGAATGCAAGGTTATCGGGTATTGCACCCAATGGGTTGGGATGCTTTTGGCTTACCAGCAGAGAACGCCGCCATTGACCGTGGTGTACCGCCAGCCAAGTGGACTTATCAAAATATTGCCCAGATGCGGCAGCAATTGCAGCGTCTTGGCTTATCTATTGATTGGAATAGCGAATTAGCTACATGCTCGCCAGACTATTACAAATGGACACAATGGATTTTCTTGCAATTTTTGCAAGCAGGTTTAGCTTACCAAAAAGAAGCCGCAGTTAACTGGGATCCCATCGATCAAACCGTATTGGCAAACGAGCAAGTTGATAACGAAGGACGTTCCTGGCGTAGTGGAGCAAAAGTTGAACGTAAACTCTTACGACAATGGTTTTTCAAGATTACTGATTACGCCGAAGAATTACTCAATGACCTAGATAAATTGACAGGTTGGCCAGAACGTGTCAAGTTGATGCAGGCCAACTGGATTGGCAAATCAACGGGTGCGTACCTGGAATTTCCTATTGTTGGCTTGGACGAAAAAATCAGCGTCTACACTACACGCCCAGATACGGTTTATGGCGTTAGCTACTTAGTATTAGCGCCAGAACATCCCTTAACAAAGCGGGTTACAAAAAAAGAACAGCAAGCATCTGTAGAAGCTTTTGTTCAAGAAGTTGCCAATCAAAGTGAGTTAGAACGGACTGCGGAAGACAAACCGAAGCGAGGTATTCCCACAGGCGGTAAGGCAATTAACCCGTTTACTGGTGAAGAACTACCCATTTGGATCGCTGACTATGTACTGTATGAATATGGTACTGGGGCAGTGATGGGTGTGCCTGCTCATGATGCGCGAGATTTCAAGTTTGCCAATAAATATAATCTGCCGATTGAGTTTGTGATTGTCGAACCAGAGGCAGTCGCAGATAAAGATTTAAGTGCAACAATACCTGATGAAGATGGTGAAGTCTCGAACATCATTCAGGTTGAATACAACGAGGCATATACAGAACCAGGAATTTTAATTAATTCTGGCCCTTTTAGTGGCATGGCATCCACAGAGGCCAAACAAGCAATAGTAGAATATGCCGAACAACAAGGTTTTGGCAAAGCGCGGGTGCAATATCGATTACGAGATTGGTTGATTTCACGGCAACGGTATTGGGGTGCGCCCATACCCGTGATTCACTGCCCTAACTGTGGGATAGTGCCAGTTCCAGACAAGGATTTACCCGTAGAGTTACCAGAAGAAGTCCAATTTACCGGACGCGGTGGTTCGCCTTTAACTCAGTTAGAAAGCTGGGTAAATGTGCCCTGTCCAACTTGCGGTACGCCAGCGAAGCGGGAAACTGACACGATGGATACCTTTATCGATTCCTCGTGGTATTTCTTGCGGTTTACTGATGCCAAGAACGAACAGCAGGTGTTCGATTCTCATCAAACCAATGACTGGATGCCAGTCGATCAGTATGTGGGTGGTATTGAACACGCGATTTTGCATTTGTTATATTCGCGATTCTTTACTAAGGTGCTGCGAGATAGAGGCTTGTTGAACTTTGACGAACCTTTTCAACGTCTGTTGACTCAAGGTATGGTGCAGGGTTTAACTTACATGAATCCCAACAAGGGTGGTAAAGATAAATGGATTCCTTCCCATTTAGTAGACCCAGCTAACCCCCGCGATCCCCAAACAGGCGAACCGTTGCAACGTTTGTATGCCACCATGTCCAAATCTAAAGGTAATGGTGTCGCACCAGAAGACGTAATTAGCAAATACGGTATAGACACAGCGCGGATGTTCATCTTATTCAAAGCGCCACCAGAAAAAGACCTGGAATGGGATGAAGCTGATGTCGAAGGACAATTCCGCTTTTTAAACCGGGTTTGGCGCTTGGTAACAGATTATATTGCTGCTGGGGTATTCCAAAAGCAAGCCGATATCTCAAACTTGAGTAAACCAGAAAAAGAATTGCGACGGGCAATTCATACTGCTATCCAAGCAGTTACAGAAGATGTGGAAGACGAATATCAATTCAACACAGCTATTTCGGAATTGATGAAGTTGAGTAACGCCTTGACTGATGCTAGCTGCAAGGATTCACCAATTTATGCTGAAGGGATTCGGACTTTAGTAGTCTTACTAGCCCCCTTTGCACCACACATTGCTGATGAATTGTGGCATTTATTGGGTAATAGCGATTCTGTCCACACTCAAACTTGGCCGTCGTTTGATCCTGCTGCCTTGGTAGCTGATGAAATTACTTTAGTAATTCAGATTATGGGCAAAACTCGCGGTGCAATTCAAGTGCCATCGCAAGCTGATAAAGCTGCCTTAGAAAAATATGCCAGAGAATCAGAAGTTGCCCAGCGTTATATTGAGGGTAAAGAAATTAAAAAGGTGATTGTGGTGCCTGGGAAGTTGGTAAATTTTGTGATCGGCTAA